In Agrobacterium sp. RAC06, a single window of DNA contains:
- a CDS encoding ABC transporter permease has translation MTGFFSSEFFFHYRRNLPAVFGSALLAFFALLATFGPLLVTQDPYDVSQLELMDSFKPPVWLEGGDSRYLLGTDGQGRDVLASIVYGARISAFIGLAAMIFSCVIGTALGLISGYYGGMVDSIIMRIADIQLSFPSMLIALFLMSAFGTGIGMVLIALTAVGWVVYARTVRGSTLSEIQKEYIQAAKVAGLGNGEIILRHVLPNVMTPLIVVATIQVGTFILIEASLSFLGVGVPITEPSLGLLVKEGFDVLFSGIWWTSAFPGLFIMFLVFGINLFGDFLRDELNPRLR, from the coding sequence ATGACCGGGTTCTTCTCTTCAGAATTCTTCTTTCACTACCGCCGAAACCTGCCGGCCGTCTTCGGAAGCGCACTGCTCGCCTTCTTCGCCCTGCTTGCGACATTCGGGCCGCTGCTTGTCACCCAGGATCCCTATGACGTATCCCAGCTGGAGCTGATGGACAGCTTCAAGCCGCCGGTATGGCTGGAGGGTGGTGATAGCAGGTATCTGCTCGGGACAGATGGGCAGGGTCGCGACGTGCTCGCATCCATAGTTTATGGCGCGCGGATCTCCGCCTTCATCGGCCTCGCCGCCATGATCTTCTCCTGCGTGATCGGGACAGCACTCGGGCTGATCTCCGGCTACTACGGCGGCATGGTGGACAGCATCATCATGCGCATCGCAGACATTCAGCTGTCGTTTCCCTCGATGCTGATCGCGCTCTTCCTCATGTCGGCCTTCGGGACGGGCATCGGCATGGTTCTGATCGCGCTCACCGCCGTCGGCTGGGTGGTTTACGCCCGTACCGTTCGCGGATCGACATTGAGCGAGATCCAGAAGGAATACATCCAGGCGGCCAAGGTGGCGGGGCTCGGAAACGGCGAGATCATCCTGCGCCACGTGTTGCCGAACGTCATGACGCCGCTCATCGTGGTCGCTACGATCCAGGTTGGTACCTTCATTCTGATCGAAGCCTCGCTCAGTTTCCTTGGCGTCGGCGTCCCCATCACCGAGCCCTCGCTCGGCCTTCTCGTCAAGGAGGGCTTCGACGTCCTGTTTTCGGGCATCTGGTGGACCTCTGCGTTTCCCGGACTGTTCATCATGTTCCTCGTCTTCGGCATCAACCTGTTCGGCGATTTCCTGCGGGACGAACTCAATCCGCGGCTGAGATGA
- a CDS encoding ABC transporter permease — protein sequence MLGYTIKRLLQMVLVLFCVSVIVFLMMSFTGDPVFMVIPIDSTTAEIEQARRLLGLDRSLLSQYFIFLGNMLQGDFGRSYVFRQPAMDLILERLPATIEMVLVAIMLATVIAVPLGVYAGANPNKPVSRGIMAGSLLGISLPGFWVGMMLIFFFSVRYQFLPSSGRGDTVEILGLRISIFTADGWSHIILPSVTLALATLAIMLRMTRAGMMEVMRQDYMRFARAKGASRQNILFRHGLKNALIPVVTIFGLQLGDLIAFATITETIFAWPGTGKLLIDSIYRGDRPVIVVYLMLTAFIFVAINFIVDIVYTLIDPRITVK from the coding sequence TTGCTGGGTTATACGATCAAGCGGCTCCTGCAGATGGTGCTGGTACTCTTTTGCGTATCAGTCATCGTCTTCCTGATGATGAGCTTTACCGGCGATCCCGTCTTCATGGTGATCCCGATCGATTCCACCACCGCCGAGATCGAGCAGGCCCGCCGTCTGCTGGGTCTCGATCGATCCCTGCTGAGCCAATATTTCATCTTCCTCGGCAACATGCTGCAGGGCGATTTCGGGCGCTCCTATGTGTTCCGCCAGCCCGCCATGGACCTCATCCTGGAGCGTCTGCCGGCAACGATCGAAATGGTGCTGGTGGCAATCATGCTGGCGACCGTGATCGCCGTGCCGCTCGGCGTCTATGCCGGGGCCAATCCGAACAAGCCGGTGTCTCGCGGCATCATGGCGGGCTCACTGCTCGGCATTTCCCTCCCCGGGTTCTGGGTGGGCATGATGCTGATCTTCTTCTTCTCCGTCCGCTACCAGTTTCTGCCCTCCTCCGGACGCGGCGATACGGTCGAAATCCTAGGGCTGCGCATATCGATCTTCACGGCGGACGGCTGGTCGCACATCATCCTGCCATCCGTGACACTGGCGCTGGCCACCCTAGCCATCATGCTGCGCATGACCCGTGCGGGCATGATGGAGGTGATGCGGCAGGACTATATGCGGTTCGCCCGTGCCAAAGGCGCATCCCGCCAGAACATCCTGTTCAGGCACGGCCTGAAGAACGCTCTCATTCCGGTCGTGACGATCTTCGGCCTGCAGCTCGGTGATCTCATCGCCTTTGCAACGATCACCGAAACCATCTTCGCATGGCCCGGCACGGGCAAGCTGCTGATCGATTCCATCTACCGCGGCGACCGCCCCGTCATCGTCGTTTACCTGATGCTGACCGCCTTCATCTTCGTTGCCATCAATTTCATCGTCGACATCGTCTACACGCTGATCGACCCCCGCATTACCGTGAAGTGA
- a CDS encoding ABC transporter substrate-binding protein, with protein sequence MLNLRMKSGRIAALAAFVLLSSTALGGLVHAKELTVGLTSDAVNLDPQAGEELSSNIMFYHIYDPLVRRNADLSFGPGLAESWELKDDTTWVFKLRQGVKFHNGEDFKASDVVFTLDRLKKSLMANLGANIASFTAIDDYTVEIKTPKPYAVLPNDLAAVLILSEKYAKEVGDEQLDLKPVGTGPYKLVEWIKEDHITLAANADYFAGAPKIEEVTFRPITNGATRTAALLTGEVDVIQDLNVRDVDRVKADDRYKVMTKPSLLNVVVSIDHREKSPTVALDKNPMMDRRVREAMVRAIDVSAINKIIMNGLSTPSEQYIPASHTGYVDGASFRDMYPFDLEKAAALMAEAGYADGFTVTLDTTNNRYVNDQQIAQALASMLGKIKVDLKLNLMPKSNFFGYIRVPSDKSSMIMSGWDVPSGDGGSMYSVMFYSRDKKEGYGQVNRGSYSNPKVDELIDKADATSKLEERDGYLQEVTKILMEDIPMIPIHYEQDLYAAKTNVEMTPRADKFLWAYEIDVKE encoded by the coding sequence ATGCTGAATCTTCGCATGAAATCTGGACGTATCGCGGCCCTTGCCGCATTCGTCCTCTTGAGCTCGACGGCCCTGGGAGGCCTGGTCCATGCCAAGGAACTGACCGTCGGCCTGACGTCGGACGCCGTCAATCTCGACCCCCAGGCGGGCGAGGAGCTGTCCAGCAACATCATGTTCTACCACATCTACGATCCCCTGGTCCGCCGCAATGCCGACCTGTCCTTCGGACCCGGCCTTGCAGAGAGCTGGGAGCTCAAGGATGACACGACCTGGGTGTTCAAGCTGCGCCAGGGCGTCAAGTTCCACAATGGTGAAGACTTCAAGGCGTCCGACGTCGTCTTCACCCTCGACCGTCTGAAGAAGTCGCTGATGGCCAATCTCGGCGCCAACATCGCGTCCTTCACGGCGATCGATGACTACACCGTCGAGATCAAGACGCCCAAGCCCTATGCGGTCCTGCCGAACGATCTGGCAGCCGTCCTGATCCTCAGCGAGAAATATGCGAAGGAAGTGGGCGACGAGCAGCTGGACTTGAAGCCTGTCGGCACCGGCCCCTACAAGCTAGTCGAATGGATCAAGGAAGATCACATCACGCTTGCCGCCAATGCCGACTACTTCGCCGGTGCGCCGAAGATCGAAGAAGTCACGTTCCGTCCGATCACCAATGGCGCCACCCGCACGGCAGCCCTGCTGACCGGCGAAGTCGATGTCATCCAGGATCTCAACGTCCGCGACGTCGACCGCGTCAAGGCGGATGACCGCTACAAGGTCATGACCAAGCCGAGCCTGCTGAACGTCGTGGTCTCCATCGACCATCGTGAGAAGAGCCCCACCGTCGCGCTCGACAAGAATCCGATGATGGATCGACGTGTCCGTGAAGCCATGGTCCGCGCAATCGACGTCAGTGCGATCAACAAGATCATCATGAACGGCCTGTCGACCCCGTCAGAGCAATACATCCCTGCTTCCCACACGGGCTATGTCGACGGCGCAAGCTTCCGAGACATGTATCCCTTCGATCTTGAGAAGGCGGCAGCTCTCATGGCGGAGGCCGGCTACGCCGATGGCTTCACGGTGACCCTCGACACCACCAACAACCGCTATGTCAACGATCAGCAGATCGCGCAGGCGCTTGCGTCGATGCTTGGCAAGATCAAGGTCGATCTCAAGCTCAACCTGATGCCGAAGTCCAACTTCTTCGGCTACATCCGGGTCCCGAGCGACAAGTCGAGCATGATCATGAGCGGCTGGGACGTTCCCTCCGGTGACGGCGGCTCGATGTACAGCGTGATGTTCTACTCGCGCGACAAGAAGGAAGGTTACGGCCAGGTCAACCGCGGATCCTATTCCAATCCGAAGGTGGACGAATTGATCGACAAGGCCGATGCGACCTCCAAGCTCGAAGAGCGCGACGGATACCTGCAGGAAGTCACCAAGATCCTGATGGAAGACATCCCGATGATCCCGATCCACTACGAGCAGGATCTCTATGCCGCAAAGACCAATGTCGAGATGACACCGCGTGCGGACAAGTTCCTCTGGGCCTACGAGATCGACGTCAAGGAATAA
- a CDS encoding VOC family protein — protein MTEAPTRPDDGIVEKAITFFYYVDLPRALDFYTEVMGFPLEIDQGWSKILKIAEHAYVGLVDETRGMHRANPIKPVQLCIRVPDVDAWHRFLSSQNAIGLTEPKDSVSLGIRAFVLEDPEGYQIEVQSVLR, from the coding sequence ATGACTGAGGCACCCACCCGGCCCGATGACGGTATCGTCGAGAAGGCCATCACCTTCTTCTACTACGTCGACCTGCCCAGAGCGTTGGACTTCTACACAGAGGTCATGGGCTTCCCGCTCGAGATCGATCAGGGCTGGTCGAAGATCCTGAAGATTGCCGAGCATGCCTATGTCGGTCTTGTCGACGAGACCCGCGGAATGCATCGCGCCAATCCGATCAAGCCTGTGCAGCTTTGCATACGCGTGCCCGATGTCGACGCCTGGCATCGCTTTCTCTCAAGCCAGAACGCGATCGGGCTGACGGAACCAAAGGACAGCGTCTCTCTCGGAATTCGAGCCTTCGTGCTGGAAGACCCGGAAGGCTACCAGATCGAGGTGCAATCCGTACTTCGGTGA
- a CDS encoding dihydroorotase yields the protein MSIDLVIRGRIVTPETTISNGWVAISGSIIHAIGEGEAPAAATVHDAGDAFVLPGIVDGQTHAGSYLGLPGIEPTTRSAIAGGVTTIVDMPYDNPTPLSAREHLDAKVEAVERFAHCDVALYGTVMPGQSLNEVQSLADGGVVAFKISAFESSPTRFPRIDAALALDLLEALSATDLPLGLHNEDQEIVRSRVARARAEGRNGITAHSPSRPEVAELASTVHFLELAANTGGHAHIVHISTPRGFKLVDNYAQEGFRATGELCVHYLWFDPERDGEELGARMKVNPPIRPGQIDRLWQELIEGRIAFVSSDHSSWPIDNKFTDSIFDAGAGVPGMETLLPAFYTVAKQRGVDAAHYSAKYLAERPARFFGLYPRKGALVPGADADITILAEGDDVWDASRAQDGLNWSPYDGRRFAARVAATYHAGRLAYDGRSVLNKPGSGRYLRRSESTWFPKDLTT from the coding sequence TTGAGCATTGATCTCGTCATTCGTGGGCGGATCGTTACGCCTGAAACGACCATCTCCAATGGCTGGGTCGCGATCTCAGGCTCGATCATCCACGCAATCGGAGAAGGCGAAGCCCCTGCAGCCGCCACCGTGCACGACGCTGGAGACGCTTTCGTCCTGCCGGGGATCGTTGACGGCCAGACCCATGCGGGCAGCTATCTCGGCCTCCCCGGGATCGAACCGACGACCCGATCTGCCATTGCCGGCGGGGTCACGACCATCGTCGATATGCCTTACGACAACCCGACCCCGCTGAGCGCCAGGGAGCATCTGGACGCCAAGGTCGAAGCCGTGGAACGCTTTGCCCATTGCGATGTCGCGCTCTACGGCACGGTCATGCCCGGGCAATCCCTGAACGAAGTGCAATCGCTCGCCGATGGTGGCGTCGTCGCCTTCAAGATCTCCGCATTCGAGAGCAGCCCCACCCGTTTTCCGAGGATCGATGCGGCCCTCGCCCTGGATCTGCTGGAAGCGCTTTCGGCAACCGACCTGCCGCTTGGATTGCACAACGAAGATCAGGAAATCGTGCGCTCCCGAGTTGCGCGCGCAAGGGCCGAGGGTCGAAACGGCATCACCGCGCATTCGCCGAGCCGGCCTGAAGTCGCGGAACTGGCATCGACCGTGCACTTCCTCGAACTCGCCGCCAATACCGGCGGACATGCCCACATCGTCCATATCAGCACGCCGCGCGGCTTCAAGCTGGTCGACAATTATGCGCAAGAGGGCTTCAGGGCGACCGGCGAACTCTGTGTTCATTACCTTTGGTTCGATCCCGAACGCGACGGTGAAGAGCTCGGCGCGCGGATGAAGGTCAACCCACCCATTCGCCCCGGCCAGATCGATCGACTCTGGCAGGAACTGATCGAGGGCCGGATTGCCTTTGTCAGCTCCGATCATTCCAGCTGGCCGATCGACAACAAGTTCACCGACAGCATCTTCGATGCCGGAGCGGGCGTACCCGGAATGGAGACGCTGCTGCCTGCCTTCTACACCGTCGCAAAACAGCGCGGCGTCGATGCTGCGCATTACAGCGCCAAATATCTCGCCGAACGCCCCGCCCGCTTCTTCGGCCTTTATCCACGCAAGGGGGCTCTCGTCCCCGGTGCCGATGCCGACATCACGATCCTCGCCGAGGGAGACGATGTCTGGGACGCGAGCCGTGCCCAGGACGGCCTCAACTGGAGCCCCTATGACGGACGGCGTTTCGCCGCCCGGGTGGCCGCAACCTATCACGCGGGCAGGCTCGCCTATGACGGCCGATCGGTCCTCAACAAGCCCGGCAGCGGACGCTATCTGCGCCGCAGCGAAAGCACATGGTTTCCCAAGGATCTCACAACATGA
- a CDS encoding aspartate/glutamate racemase family protein, with product MAQILVINPNSSKVVTRSMEACLKPFEGKGHEIRCTELEGAPVGIETDAHVAEVVPMLIEAVQAAKADAIVIACFSDPGISAVRAATNVPVVGIAEAAYLTALGLGQRFGIVSMGPSSIDRHRRYLEDLQLDGRLAGDRSIDMTVAELIAQDAVIPVTRIASVLRDEDGAEAVILGCAGLGTYREALQTELGLPVIDPVQAGVALACMQAELGYRRRAL from the coding sequence GTGGCACAGATCCTGGTGATCAATCCGAACAGCTCGAAGGTAGTCACACGCTCGATGGAAGCGTGCCTGAAACCGTTCGAAGGCAAGGGCCACGAAATCCGCTGCACTGAGCTCGAGGGCGCGCCTGTGGGTATCGAAACGGATGCCCATGTCGCCGAAGTCGTGCCGATGCTGATCGAAGCTGTGCAAGCGGCAAAGGCAGACGCCATCGTCATCGCATGCTTTTCGGACCCCGGCATTTCGGCCGTACGAGCCGCCACGAATGTCCCGGTCGTCGGCATTGCCGAAGCGGCGTATCTGACAGCGCTCGGGCTTGGACAGCGTTTCGGGATCGTGTCGATGGGACCGTCCTCGATTGACCGCCACAGGCGTTACCTTGAGGACCTTCAACTCGATGGCAGGCTTGCGGGCGATCGGTCGATCGACATGACCGTTGCTGAACTCATCGCCCAAGACGCTGTCATTCCTGTCACGCGCATCGCCTCCGTGCTTCGCGATGAGGATGGTGCCGAGGCAGTCATCCTCGGCTGCGCCGGCCTCGGGACCTACCGGGAGGCTTTGCAGACGGAACTGGGCTTGCCCGTCATCGACCCGGTTCAGGCCGGCGTCGCCCTTGCCTGTATGCAGGCTGAACTCGGCTATCGCAGGAGGGCGCTTTGA
- a CDS encoding GntR family transcriptional regulator, producing MQSLSVESDTSPARQKKISLTETAYVSLRARVLSGSLRPGAEFSELELADQLAMSKTPVREALGRLVAEGLIEAFPRRGYRVTPVTVKDINDLFAIRAMTEGTAAAMAALNLSAADLDRLEALAEARYDPHQGESVQSFVKANRDFHLAIAEGANNPRLLALVAAHLDECTRLFYLGAVSRDVNPETSADHRHIVDVLRLRDPDLARAAMVEHSEHTQKGVLKALISSDTTALTL from the coding sequence TTGCAGAGCCTCAGCGTTGAAAGTGATACCTCGCCGGCCCGGCAGAAGAAAATTTCCCTGACGGAGACCGCTTATGTTTCTCTGCGTGCGCGGGTGCTTTCCGGCTCATTGAGACCCGGGGCCGAGTTTTCTGAGCTCGAGCTGGCAGACCAGCTTGCCATGAGCAAGACGCCGGTGCGGGAAGCGCTTGGTCGATTGGTGGCGGAAGGACTGATCGAAGCCTTTCCGAGGCGCGGCTACCGGGTTACGCCCGTGACGGTAAAGGACATCAATGATCTCTTTGCGATCCGCGCGATGACCGAAGGTACGGCCGCCGCCATGGCCGCGCTCAATCTTTCAGCTGCAGACCTCGATCGGCTCGAAGCGCTGGCGGAAGCCCGCTACGACCCGCACCAGGGCGAGAGTGTCCAGTCCTTCGTCAAGGCCAACCGCGATTTCCACCTGGCGATCGCCGAGGGCGCGAACAATCCGCGGCTGTTGGCGCTGGTTGCCGCGCATCTCGACGAATGCACGCGTCTCTTCTACCTCGGTGCAGTTAGTCGCGACGTCAATCCGGAAACCAGCGCGGATCATCGACACATTGTCGATGTCTTGCGCCTGCGTGACCCCGACCTTGCCCGTGCGGCGATGGTCGAACACAGCGAGCACACACAGAAGGGCGTGCTGAAGGCCCTGATTTCTAGCGACACCACGGCGCTGACGCTATAG
- a CDS encoding radical SAM protein: MIELAAEFRRRGKIVLIGGSYASLSPDALREHCDILVIGEIEEIAGELFEDLALGKYKSTYQGGKPALVDSPVPRWDLYPLERTWSAQVQTSRGCPFDCEFCDVIQYLGRKQRWKEPDQITAELDILRDRGVRSVFFADDNLTVMRRRTRALLERLLDWNTRPPDERLAFATQVSIDISRDHDILALMRNSGFETLFVGIETPNEQSLAEAGKRQNLRHDIIAQVETIVQHGLMVYGGIIVGFDQDGVDIFERQFDFIQSMPLPLISPGVLVAPETTPLHTRLLKEGRLTEGSDHSASLVSTNIIPAQMSKEQLRSGMTWLLNRLFAPSHFMTRLERYVALSGERKDFQRQALFAGPTALLARELVKRGPAEYALVRAFDRASVDRPDLVVSLTTIFSLYCQARHMLEVQDLWQPDLARFERPAL; this comes from the coding sequence ATGATCGAGCTTGCGGCCGAGTTCAGACGCCGCGGCAAGATCGTGCTGATCGGGGGCTCCTATGCCTCTTTGTCGCCGGATGCCCTCAGAGAGCATTGCGACATTCTCGTCATCGGCGAGATCGAAGAGATTGCCGGAGAGCTATTCGAAGACCTCGCCTTAGGGAAATACAAGTCCACCTATCAAGGAGGCAAGCCTGCGCTTGTCGATTCACCTGTGCCGCGCTGGGACCTTTATCCGCTCGAGCGGACCTGGTCTGCACAGGTCCAGACGTCTCGCGGGTGTCCGTTCGACTGCGAATTCTGTGACGTGATCCAGTATCTCGGACGCAAGCAGAGATGGAAGGAGCCGGACCAGATTACCGCTGAACTCGATATCCTGCGTGATCGCGGTGTTCGCAGTGTCTTCTTCGCTGATGACAATCTGACGGTGATGCGACGGCGCACCAGGGCGCTACTCGAACGGCTTCTGGACTGGAATACGCGCCCACCGGACGAGCGCCTAGCTTTCGCTACGCAGGTGTCCATCGATATCAGTCGCGACCACGACATTCTCGCACTGATGCGAAATTCCGGTTTCGAAACCCTGTTCGTCGGCATCGAAACACCCAATGAACAAAGCCTCGCCGAGGCAGGCAAGCGCCAGAACCTGCGGCACGACATCATTGCTCAGGTCGAGACGATCGTTCAACATGGCTTGATGGTGTATGGGGGCATCATCGTCGGCTTCGATCAGGATGGTGTCGATATCTTTGAACGGCAGTTCGACTTTATCCAGAGCATGCCTCTTCCTCTGATCAGTCCAGGAGTGCTCGTCGCGCCCGAGACAACCCCGCTTCACACGCGCTTGCTCAAAGAGGGACGCCTGACCGAAGGATCCGATCACTCAGCCTCACTTGTCAGCACGAACATCATTCCAGCTCAGATGAGCAAGGAGCAATTGCGATCGGGAATGACGTGGCTTCTCAACCGATTGTTCGCACCCAGTCACTTCATGACCCGCCTTGAGCGTTATGTGGCTCTTTCCGGCGAAAGGAAGGACTTCCAGCGCCAGGCGCTTTTCGCCGGGCCAACAGCGTTACTCGCCCGGGAGCTTGTGAAGCGAGGACCGGCTGAATACGCTCTGGTCAGGGCCTTTGACCGAGCATCTGTTGATCGTCCCGATCTGGTCGTATCACTGACCACGATTTTCTCCCTTTACTGTCAGGCCCGTCACATGCTGGAGGTTCAGGACCTGTGGCAGCCCGATCTTGCACGCTTCGAGCGGCCTGCACTTTAG
- a CDS encoding Nif11-like leader peptide family RiPP precursor → MSIDALEKFYEHVRSDQALEAQATVALQEGADAVVALGEREGFSFTSEELSVALAHHASTNDELSDDELELVAGGIMAPPRIKQPGGQKISFG, encoded by the coding sequence ATGTCGATCGATGCTTTGGAAAAATTCTACGAACACGTGCGGAGCGACCAGGCCTTGGAGGCGCAGGCGACTGTGGCCTTGCAGGAAGGTGCAGACGCCGTCGTTGCCCTTGGAGAGCGCGAAGGGTTCTCGTTCACCAGCGAGGAGCTAAGCGTGGCATTGGCCCATCACGCTTCCACAAATGATGAACTGTCTGATGACGAGTTGGAACTCGTCGCAGGGGGAATCATGGCTCCGCCGAGGATCAAGCAACCGGGTGGTCAGAAAATATCCTTCGGTTAA
- a CDS encoding GNAT family N-acetyltransferase has product MITDKTHRGTSLLADAASLPAASCGEARLLSLQGNASLFSQLTFPRLRPLMAKLPPRWFAIGAVVAGLPVGLALGFVDDKGQAELVSLIVATAHRRRGLGQRLLETWMADALGRGALSMSVRFVERGLRHEALGALLVRAGWTAPVEDGLFVLGRAGPMVGAVGSWAPVSEKLTKQSVYSFDPLCLTAADEQRVKDLLAVDDAAQMQGPLRLWPRLEPEVSCLVRRQGELVGWVLAGPSSERWQTLSGSESLNGTPTDPLIEYFEAFLDPSYWHTAIAVGAYFHCYRKQVELFGPQSLALYYTDTSRPRMVHLTRRRFAPIADRVETILRSHGPSSVYPAHN; this is encoded by the coding sequence ATGATCACGGACAAGACACACAGAGGAACGTCACTGCTTGCTGACGCAGCCTCCCTACCGGCCGCCTCATGCGGCGAGGCTCGGCTCCTGTCTCTTCAAGGCAATGCCAGCCTGTTTTCTCAATTGACCTTTCCGCGCCTGCGTCCATTGATGGCGAAACTTCCGCCCCGCTGGTTTGCCATTGGCGCGGTCGTTGCAGGCTTACCGGTAGGCCTGGCACTCGGCTTCGTGGACGATAAGGGACAGGCAGAACTGGTGTCACTGATTGTGGCAACAGCGCACCGCCGCAGGGGGCTGGGCCAGCGGCTTCTTGAAACCTGGATGGCTGATGCGCTTGGACGCGGCGCGCTCTCCATGTCCGTGCGATTTGTGGAGCGCGGACTAAGGCATGAAGCTCTTGGTGCTCTGCTGGTCCGGGCCGGCTGGACCGCGCCAGTCGAAGACGGGCTTTTCGTACTCGGAAGAGCCGGCCCAATGGTGGGGGCAGTCGGAAGCTGGGCGCCGGTCTCTGAGAAGCTGACAAAGCAATCAGTCTACAGTTTCGATCCGCTGTGCCTGACTGCCGCCGACGAACAAAGGGTCAAGGATCTGTTGGCTGTCGATGATGCTGCGCAAATGCAAGGGCCATTGCGACTGTGGCCGCGACTGGAGCCGGAAGTCAGTTGCTTGGTGCGCCGTCAGGGCGAACTGGTCGGCTGGGTACTGGCCGGCCCCTCCAGCGAGCGCTGGCAAACCTTGTCCGGCTCGGAGAGCTTGAACGGCACTCCAACCGATCCTTTGATCGAGTATTTTGAGGCCTTTCTCGATCCGAGCTATTGGCACACGGCCATCGCCGTGGGTGCCTATTTTCACTGCTACAGGAAGCAGGTTGAGCTCTTCGGCCCCCAGTCGCTGGCCCTTTACTACACCGACACCTCGCGGCCACGCATGGTCCACCTGACCCGCCGCCGCTTTGCCCCGATCGCTGACAGGGTCGAAACCATCTTGAGATCACATGGACCCTCAAGCGTATATCCCGCTCACAATTGA
- a CDS encoding NHLP bacteriocin system secretion protein has product MSADKLFRQEALQKLASPERLDEAVQINSRGTWIAVTAFVALALLFGLWSVLGRIPSRVEGQGILLLSGGNVIDTVALASGTLVTQGVAAGAAVTPEMTIARIEQPDIALRLADMNRRLETLIANRQQALLDEEQLRQARLSNTKARRVAYEGRSRDARQRLEAYQAQLKRQENLVATGALAVATLQQTREQIELASQDLSNVEASLLEMEASGFASDAESRRLISTLDQEVGKVEAERDQLAQTLSEFGKVRALQSGTLVEWKVPSGTFVVSGAPVASIATGDGGLEMRLFLPPASGKRVRPGMRVDIEISGLPREQWGTLTGHVHSVSDFPATREGMRAILQNDTLVSSFSSDGAPFTAVITLDTDPSAVSGYRWVGGPGPAQALSHGAIGKAKVTIEERAPIDFLVPMLRRLTSA; this is encoded by the coding sequence ATGAGCGCTGACAAGCTCTTTCGTCAGGAAGCGCTCCAGAAGCTTGCTTCCCCTGAACGGCTTGATGAAGCCGTACAAATCAATTCCAGAGGAACCTGGATTGCGGTCACGGCATTCGTAGCGCTTGCCTTACTCTTTGGGCTGTGGAGCGTGCTTGGACGAATTCCCTCGCGTGTCGAAGGACAAGGGATATTGCTCCTTTCGGGGGGGAACGTCATCGACACAGTCGCGCTCGCATCGGGCACTCTTGTCACGCAAGGTGTGGCGGCTGGTGCGGCGGTCACGCCGGAAATGACGATCGCGCGGATCGAGCAACCTGACATCGCGCTTCGGTTGGCGGACATGAACCGTCGCCTTGAAACGCTGATTGCAAACCGGCAGCAAGCATTGCTGGATGAAGAACAGCTGCGTCAGGCAAGACTTTCCAATACGAAAGCACGACGTGTTGCCTATGAAGGAAGGTCGCGAGACGCCCGACAGCGCCTCGAGGCCTATCAGGCGCAACTGAAGCGGCAGGAAAATCTGGTCGCCACTGGTGCGCTTGCTGTTGCAACCTTGCAGCAAACGCGGGAACAGATAGAGCTTGCGTCCCAGGATCTGTCCAATGTCGAAGCCAGCCTTCTGGAGATGGAGGCCTCAGGCTTTGCCTCGGATGCCGAGAGCCGGCGTCTGATCAGCACGCTTGATCAGGAGGTCGGCAAGGTTGAGGCAGAGCGGGATCAACTCGCGCAGACGTTGAGTGAATTCGGCAAGGTTCGGGCGCTTCAGTCTGGAACGCTGGTCGAATGGAAGGTCCCGTCCGGCACCTTTGTCGTGTCCGGAGCACCGGTCGCAAGCATCGCAACGGGCGATGGCGGCTTGGAAATGCGCCTTTTCTTACCACCGGCCAGTGGCAAACGGGTGCGGCCGGGCATGCGCGTCGACATCGAAATCTCCGGTCTGCCGCGCGAGCAATGGGGAACGCTGACCGGCCATGTCCACTCCGTCTCCGATTTTCCGGCGACCCGGGAGGGAATGCGCGCCATCCTGCAGAACGACACGCTGGTCTCAAGTTTCTCGTCGGATGGGGCACCTTTCACAGCGGTGATAACGCTTGATACAGATCCTTCTGCGGTGAGCGGCTATCGCTGGGTTGGAGGACCAGGCCCGGCCCAGGCGCTCAGCCATGGTGCGATCGGCAAAGCCAAGGTCACGATCGAAGAGCGCGCTCCCATCGATTTCCTGGTCCCCATGCTTCGCAGACTCACGAGCGCGTAA